A window of the Deltaproteobacteria bacterium genome harbors these coding sequences:
- a CDS encoding class I mannose-6-phosphate isomerase: protein MSILSLPLKLRFNNFTSPQRTPWGGTRIADLKNHLGVAEGTIIGESWEISGHPELPSHVGMTSLNELIRQDPISLLGQRIVDRFGPELPFLVKLLDTRDWLSVQVHPKADYPGLKPGEHSKNEAWVILETSQNPPNPPLSKGGKGGFSPSGIYFGFKEGVTRKDAQSALEDGSDLTRFLNFVPVQPGDVYFVQAGVPHAIGPGLFLYEIQETSSTTYRYFDFNRRDKNGNPRQLHKEDAVAATDWNLPWGGKLLSQLKIEPYGNRLLSTPYFEVSKIELKRGATATGDSSGGFHGITVLKGELRIKTTSSQIQMNQGESAIIPAAVGRYSIISSTPESFTLLAKIP from the coding sequence ATGTCGATTCTATCTCTTCCACTCAAGCTTCGCTTTAACAATTTCACCTCCCCACAAAGAACCCCTTGGGGAGGGACCCGAATCGCCGATCTCAAAAATCATCTAGGAGTCGCCGAGGGAACCATCATCGGCGAGTCGTGGGAGATCTCTGGACACCCAGAACTTCCAAGCCATGTTGGCATGACTTCATTGAACGAGCTGATACGACAAGATCCGATCTCCTTATTAGGGCAAAGGATTGTTGATCGCTTCGGCCCCGAACTTCCGTTTTTGGTCAAACTGCTGGACACCCGAGATTGGCTCTCGGTCCAGGTCCACCCAAAGGCCGATTATCCCGGTCTGAAACCTGGCGAGCATTCCAAAAATGAGGCGTGGGTTATTCTCGAAACTTCACAAAATCCCCCCAATCCCCCTTTGTCAAAGGGGGGCAAAGGGGGATTTTCCCCATCGGGTATCTATTTTGGCTTTAAAGAAGGCGTTACTCGAAAAGATGCCCAATCGGCATTAGAGGATGGGAGCGACCTGACCCGATTTTTGAATTTTGTTCCCGTTCAGCCAGGCGATGTCTACTTCGTCCAGGCCGGTGTCCCGCATGCGATCGGACCTGGACTTTTTCTCTACGAAATTCAAGAGACCTCTTCAACGACCTACCGCTATTTTGATTTCAATCGGAGAGATAAAAATGGGAACCCGCGTCAGCTCCACAAAGAAGACGCCGTCGCCGCAACCGACTGGAATCTTCCTTGGGGAGGGAAACTCCTCTCGCAGTTAAAAATTGAGCCTTATGGAAATCGCCTCTTATCGACCCCGTATTTTGAGGTCTCAAAGATCGAATTGAAAAGGGGGGCGACTGCCACAGGGGATTCTTCGGGAGGATTTCATGGAATCACCGTTCTCAAGGGTGAGCTGAGAATTAAAACTACCTCTTCCCAAATCCAGATGAACCAGGGGGAATCAGCGATCATCCCAGCCGCTGTGGGGCGCTACAGCATCATTTCGTCAACTCCAGAGTCATTTACCCTCCTGGCCAAGATTCCTTAA
- a CDS encoding serine/threonine protein kinase has protein sequence MKILRHDDKLPETPLKEFNDAYHFQLTRKIAEGGMGIVYEARLFGAEGFEKQVAIKTIREDISDSKNFVELFIGEAKLAARLVHQNIVQIYRLGKIENTYYVAMEYVRGIDLRDFIIKHYEKGKKIPIEVATFIASRVCRGLEYAHSRTDDKGRPLQVVHCDISPKNLMISTEGEVKITDFGISKAKGLIRGDLVEGLGKAAYVSPEQIKGDAIDCRSDLFSLGTVLFELLSGERAFQGRNREAILDKVVNQPILSVRTLNEEVPKELEAIVLKALKIDRNQRYQEAADMGYDLEYHLYHKGYGPTNQTLRNYLQQLSPELYASDFKPKQAEKPLPGDLSISLHSPASRYS, from the coding sequence ATGAAGATTTTGCGCCACGACGACAAGCTCCCCGAGACCCCCCTAAAAGAGTTTAACGACGCTTATCATTTCCAACTCACCCGAAAGATCGCCGAAGGGGGGATGGGAATCGTCTACGAAGCGCGACTCTTCGGCGCGGAGGGGTTCGAGAAACAGGTCGCGATCAAGACAATCCGGGAAGATATCTCCGACTCAAAAAACTTTGTTGAGCTTTTTATCGGCGAGGCGAAACTCGCGGCACGTCTGGTTCATCAAAACATTGTCCAAATATACCGGCTCGGAAAGATTGAAAACACCTACTACGTCGCGATGGAGTACGTGCGGGGAATCGACCTCAGGGACTTCATTATCAAACACTATGAAAAAGGAAAAAAGATCCCGATAGAGGTAGCGACCTTCATCGCAAGCCGTGTCTGCCGTGGACTTGAATATGCGCATTCCAGAACCGATGATAAGGGGCGTCCTCTGCAGGTCGTTCACTGCGATATCAGTCCAAAAAATCTGATGATCTCGACAGAGGGAGAGGTCAAGATTACCGACTTTGGAATTTCGAAGGCGAAGGGTCTGATCCGCGGGGATCTCGTCGAAGGGCTGGGGAAGGCAGCTTACGTCTCCCCGGAACAGATCAAGGGGGATGCGATCGATTGCCGGTCGGATCTTTTTTCATTGGGAACCGTCCTCTTCGAGCTCCTCTCGGGAGAGCGGGCCTTCCAGGGACGGAATCGCGAAGCGATTCTGGACAAGGTCGTCAATCAACCGATTTTATCGGTCAGGACATTGAATGAAGAGGTCCCCAAAGAGCTCGAGGCGATCGTCCTCAAGGCACTGAAGATCGATCGAAACCAGCGTTATCAGGAAGCAGCCGACATGGGGTATGATCTGGAATATCACCTATACCACAAGGGGTATGGACCAACGAACCAAACCTTGAGGAATTACCTCCAGCAGCTCTCTCCGGAACTCTACGCCTCAGACTTCAAGCCCAAGCAGGCGGAGAAACCGCTCCCTGGAGATCTTTCAATATCGCTCCACTCTCCTGCGTCGCGTTATTCTTAA
- a CDS encoding DUF378 domain-containing protein: MKKLCKVCKIVGAIAAIGALNWGLVGLFDVDLIAMIFGEMSTVSRVVYGIVGLSGVMLLVSFFKVCPKCQAG; the protein is encoded by the coding sequence ATGAAAAAACTCTGCAAGGTCTGTAAAATCGTCGGGGCGATCGCTGCCATCGGGGCCTTAAATTGGGGCTTGGTCGGACTCTTCGATGTTGACTTGATCGCCATGATCTTCGGCGAGATGTCAACCGTCTCTCGGGTTGTCTATGGAATTGTGGGACTCTCAGGGGTGATGTTGCTGGTTAGCTTTTTCAAAGTCTGCCCGAAGTGCCAAGCGGGTTAA
- a CDS encoding GGDEF domain-containing response regulator yields MLTPVHILMVEDNNDFVYLVRESFEGDKDQWQIEVAQSLSEATQKLEKEMYDLILLDLSLPDSKGFDTFSGIKKTAPKTAIVVLTGLNDENIALQTLKEGAQDYIIKGNLNNQALKRTALFAIERQSIVEKWEKAWEEKKTLAMHDPLTGLPNRLLLKDRLHQSLSLAKRQGQIVAALFIDLDRFKEINDTMGHEVGDQFLKEVAQRLQTSVRQEDTIARLGGDEFIVLLYGPKTQTDIQHVATRILGKIEEPYRLYDRRYRLTASIGIALFPDSAQDSKELLRNADFAMYLAKNEGGNRYTFFSESETDFSLSHPHLKLLQKTHV; encoded by the coding sequence ATGTTGACCCCTGTTCATATTCTGATGGTCGAGGATAACAATGACTTCGTCTATCTCGTAAGAGAGTCTTTTGAAGGAGACAAAGATCAATGGCAGATCGAGGTCGCTCAGAGCCTCTCAGAGGCAACCCAAAAACTCGAGAAAGAGATGTATGACCTGATTCTCCTCGACCTCTCCCTCCCAGACAGCAAGGGGTTTGATACCTTTTCAGGCATCAAAAAAACGGCACCGAAAACAGCGATTGTTGTCTTGACCGGTCTTAATGACGAAAACATCGCGCTTCAGACATTGAAAGAAGGGGCACAAGACTACATTATCAAGGGGAACCTCAATAACCAGGCCCTGAAAAGGACAGCCCTATTCGCCATTGAACGTCAAAGCATCGTGGAGAAATGGGAAAAGGCATGGGAGGAAAAAAAGACCCTCGCCATGCATGACCCCCTGACAGGCCTTCCGAATCGGCTTCTCCTGAAGGATCGACTCCATCAGTCCCTCTCCCTTGCGAAGCGGCAAGGCCAGATTGTTGCCGCCCTTTTCATCGATCTGGATCGCTTCAAAGAGATCAATGATACGATGGGCCATGAGGTGGGTGATCAGTTTCTGAAAGAAGTTGCCCAAAGGCTTCAAACCTCGGTCCGACAGGAAGACACGATTGCACGCCTCGGTGGCGACGAGTTTATCGTCCTCCTCTACGGGCCGAAGACACAAACCGATATACAGCATGTGGCAACACGTATTCTTGGTAAAATTGAAGAGCCTTACCGCCTCTATGACAGGAGATACCGACTCACCGCAAGTATCGGTATCGCCTTGTTCCCTGATTCGGCCCAGGATTCCAAAGAGCTTTTAAGAAATGCCGATTTTGCAATGTATCTGGCCAAAAACGAGGGGGGTAATCGCTACACCTTCTTCTCCGAGTCAGAGACTGATTTTTCTTTGAGCCACCCTCATCTAAAACTCCTGCAAAAAACACACGTCTAG
- a CDS encoding S8 family serine peptidase, with the protein MSFLSNWRRFFVILLVISALPVNYLYSQETLPFIFHYASEISTIGEPPPYEGAAPIRSSSESLQNYFTLEIDSQQVEAMLQRFQGDPSILQFEPNYPIESSSLPADPLFLRWESFYNYDLMEMDQAWELSNSCEEVLVAVLDSGIEQDHPDLIETIWHNPNEIADNGRDDDDNGYIDDVQGYDFYSDDADPNDLTGHGTEVSGIIGAVAGNDTGLSGICWKAQILPLKIFGKNGEGPLSAALEAIDYAIARKVRIINMSWALKSGGRSEILEKVIKKGKEKGIFFVTAAGNDGKNLDQDPVYPASYDLPNLIAVAAHDEEGRLADFSNYGNSSVLIAAPGVDVLTTGLGNRYVKFSGTSAATPHASGVAALLLALNPNLSPSRLKTLFLDQALPEENLSGQIHSGGRLSALKLLQALNVDSDSQEEGLLSADPANEEDDDNNPPDTLAAGGGGGCSLVHAKTRNVSAPSPQLDV; encoded by the coding sequence ATGTCTTTTTTATCGAATTGGAGGCGGTTTTTTGTCATTCTTTTAGTCATCAGTGCCTTGCCTGTTAACTATCTTTACAGCCAAGAGACCCTCCCCTTTATCTTCCACTACGCCTCTGAAATTTCTACGATCGGCGAGCCTCCTCCCTATGAAGGGGCTGCGCCGATCAGAAGCAGCTCGGAATCGCTTCAAAATTATTTTACGCTCGAGATCGATTCCCAACAGGTCGAGGCGATGCTTCAAAGGTTTCAGGGAGATCCTTCCATCCTCCAGTTCGAACCCAATTATCCGATTGAAAGTTCCTCGCTTCCTGCTGATCCCTTATTCCTGCGGTGGGAAAGCTTCTACAACTATGACCTCATGGAGATGGATCAGGCGTGGGAACTCTCAAACAGTTGCGAAGAGGTTCTTGTTGCTGTTTTGGATTCAGGAATCGAGCAAGATCATCCGGATCTCATAGAAACGATCTGGCACAATCCGAACGAGATCGCCGATAACGGACGTGATGACGATGACAACGGATACATCGATGACGTCCAAGGGTATGACTTTTACAGCGATGACGCTGATCCAAACGATCTCACAGGACATGGGACAGAGGTCTCCGGAATCATCGGTGCTGTTGCGGGCAATGACACCGGCCTCTCCGGAATTTGCTGGAAGGCGCAGATCCTCCCTCTGAAGATCTTTGGGAAAAATGGTGAAGGCCCCCTCTCAGCGGCGCTCGAGGCGATCGACTATGCAATCGCACGCAAGGTTCGGATCATTAATATGAGCTGGGCCCTCAAGTCAGGGGGACGAAGCGAAATCCTCGAGAAGGTAATCAAAAAAGGAAAAGAGAAGGGGATTTTTTTTGTCACCGCCGCCGGCAATGACGGTAAAAATCTGGATCAGGATCCTGTCTATCCGGCCAGCTATGACCTGCCGAATCTGATTGCTGTCGCCGCCCATGATGAGGAGGGTCGACTTGCCGATTTTTCAAATTATGGAAACTCCTCCGTCCTGATCGCTGCCCCTGGTGTGGATGTCCTCACGACAGGTCTTGGGAATCGTTATGTCAAATTCAGTGGGACAAGCGCCGCCACACCGCATGCGAGTGGTGTTGCCGCGTTACTACTGGCCCTCAACCCGAACCTCTCTCCCTCAAGATTGAAAACCCTTTTTCTCGATCAGGCACTGCCAGAGGAAAACCTCTCCGGACAGATCCACTCCGGTGGCCGATTGAGTGCCTTGAAGCTTCTTCAGGCCTTGAACGTCGATTCCGATTCTCAAGAGGAAGGATTGCTTTCTGCCGATCCTGCCAATGAAGAGGATGATGATAATAACCCCCCGGACACCCTTGCTGCCGGGGGTGGGGGAGGGTGCTCGCTGGTTCATGCGAAAACAAGAAATGTTTCAGCCCCCTCTCCCCAACTTGATGTTTGA
- a CDS encoding HAD-IB family hydrolase: MAKKSIAFFDVDETLVDGNSGYYTTLRLVRHGILKKRRLFQAIYYSLANLFSHQDVHKIYRIAIADMAGMTLEHAFEIGRECLEKDIKPRLYSKGIEQIRQHKEAGDVVILLTSGPYMTIQPLSEYLGVDGFHASGPKIENGILINELQLPLCYGEDKLHYAEESCRKYNIPLSACTFYSNDITDLKLLEKVKYPCAVNPHKDLEKIAKERGWPVLRFDVK, from the coding sequence GTGGCAAAGAAGTCCATCGCCTTTTTTGATGTCGATGAAACATTGGTCGATGGGAATTCGGGTTATTACACGACCCTTCGACTGGTCCGGCACGGGATCTTGAAGAAACGGCGTCTTTTTCAAGCGATCTATTATTCTCTGGCCAATCTTTTTTCACATCAGGATGTCCATAAGATCTATCGGATCGCCATCGCTGACATGGCCGGGATGACGCTCGAACATGCCTTTGAGATCGGGCGTGAATGTTTAGAGAAGGATATTAAACCGCGGCTCTATTCAAAAGGGATCGAACAGATTCGACAGCATAAAGAAGCGGGTGATGTCGTTATTCTCTTGACCTCTGGCCCCTATATGACGATCCAACCGCTTTCCGAATATTTAGGCGTCGATGGTTTTCATGCCTCAGGACCGAAGATTGAAAATGGAATCTTGATCAATGAACTTCAGCTACCACTTTGTTACGGAGAGGACAAGCTTCACTATGCCGAGGAGAGCTGCCGCAAGTACAATATTCCTCTCTCGGCATGCACTTTTTATTCTAACGATATAACTGATTTGAAGCTTCTCGAAAAGGTGAAGTACCCTTGTGCTGTCAATCCCCACAAGGATCTGGAAAAAATCGCAAAGGAGCGTGGGTGGCCAGTTTTGAGATTTGATGTGAAATAA
- a CDS encoding biotin transporter BioY gives MQVSSISHSTCSVTLTRSLLALGFALLIGLGAHIKIYLPFTPVPMTFQTFFLLVGAAYLRRYYSLQMIAWYLLLGFVGFPLFANQSAGFAYLLGPTGGYLLGFVLAASLLGFFSFRNPIGQFFLFLLAHTILFVPGIFWLHQFLGGAWQETLAKGLYPFLFGDLLKSAAAFFCWFLFSKYSKAS, from the coding sequence ATGCAGGTTTCTTCTATTTCTCACTCCACGTGCTCAGTCACACTGACCCGCTCACTCCTTGCCCTCGGCTTCGCCCTCCTGATCGGCCTCGGCGCCCATATTAAAATTTATCTCCCCTTCACCCCGGTTCCGATGACCTTTCAGACCTTTTTTCTGTTAGTCGGTGCCGCGTATCTTCGGAGATACTATTCGTTGCAGATGATCGCGTGGTATCTCTTGTTGGGATTTGTCGGTTTTCCACTCTTTGCGAATCAGTCGGCCGGATTTGCCTATCTCTTGGGACCGACGGGTGGTTATCTTCTGGGATTTGTCCTCGCCGCCTCGCTCTTGGGATTTTTTTCCTTTCGGAATCCTATAGGCCAGTTCTTTCTCTTTCTCCTCGCGCATACGATTCTCTTTGTCCCGGGTATTTTTTGGCTCCACCAGTTTCTGGGGGGTGCCTGGCAAGAGACTTTGGCGAAGGGACTTTATCCCTTCCTCTTCGGTGACCTTCTGAAGTCGGCAGCGGCATTCTTCTGTTGGTTCCTTTTTTCAAAGTATTCTAAAGCATCTTAA
- a CDS encoding PBP1A family penicillin-binding protein: MAKEEAPKRKPLWQNRWFWVITLIFSMGLYLFYLDLTIRGKFEARRWNLPSRVYSDATYLFPGQRISPVRVEEKLKRLAYKRVNRMIMDVGEFYRQGRELFVFLHNFSYPSEEFTGFPVRLEFDSDSLSEIVNLQSSKELKTLKLEPELIASIFDEKMEDRTVITLSEIPEELIAAVIAIEDERFYSHHGVDPLAILRALLTDILHLKLVQGGSTLTQQLVKNYFLTSKKSFVRKFNEMLMAVILEQRYSKEEIIEAYLNEIYLGQRGPVSVAGVEEASRLYFSKRVSQLTLGESALLAGMVRSPGSYSPFHNLSQAYDRRNFVLKEMLDKELISESEHRTARKEKIIVSPQIKTPLGAPFFIDFLKTQLKENYGEQLTSEGLRIFATLDAEAQEVAEKVIQKRLAEYERDRPKVREWKEQGKALEGCLIAMDPHTGYIRSYVGGRDYSVSQFDRVSMAERQPGSAFKPFVYLAALSEEKWTAASQIEDKSFTIESGGEPWSPKNYDEEEHGTVTLREALEKSFNIATSRLAIEVGPEKIVTIAKKAGIESPIEPYPSIALGVFALTPLELARAYTIFPNNGILSEPIGITSVVTREGALLEKKSFKMHRVISHELAYLMNNLMKGVIDHGTGHAARLLGLTRLAAGKTGTTTDFRDSWFVGYSPQLLTLTWVGFDEEAETGLSGASGALPIWTDYMKEVDRSNETDFLATDEIIFVKIDQVTGKLASRKCGENYEEVFIRGTEPKEKCR, translated from the coding sequence ATGGCAAAGGAAGAAGCCCCGAAAAGAAAACCTCTCTGGCAAAACCGTTGGTTTTGGGTGATCACCCTTATTTTCTCGATGGGGCTTTATCTTTTCTATCTCGACCTCACGATCCGTGGAAAATTTGAGGCGCGGCGATGGAATCTCCCCTCTCGAGTCTATTCCGATGCCACGTATCTCTTCCCCGGACAGCGGATCTCTCCTGTTCGCGTCGAGGAAAAACTGAAACGGCTTGCCTACAAAAGGGTGAATCGGATGATCATGGATGTCGGCGAGTTTTATCGCCAGGGACGCGAACTTTTTGTTTTTTTGCATAATTTTTCGTACCCCTCCGAGGAGTTTACAGGATTCCCGGTGAGACTCGAGTTTGATTCAGATTCCCTGAGTGAAATTGTGAATCTCCAATCCAGCAAAGAACTGAAAACCCTGAAACTGGAACCAGAGCTGATCGCCTCGATCTTCGATGAAAAAATGGAGGATCGTACCGTTATCACACTTTCAGAAATCCCTGAGGAATTGATCGCAGCGGTTATCGCGATCGAGGATGAGCGATTTTACTCCCATCATGGAGTCGACCCGCTCGCGATCCTGCGCGCCCTTCTGACCGATATCCTGCATCTGAAACTGGTCCAGGGGGGGAGCACGCTAACCCAGCAACTGGTCAAAAATTATTTCCTCACCTCCAAAAAAAGCTTCGTTCGAAAATTCAATGAGATGTTGATGGCTGTTATTCTCGAGCAGCGATATTCCAAGGAGGAAATCATAGAGGCCTACCTCAATGAAATCTATCTGGGGCAGAGAGGACCTGTCTCCGTCGCCGGTGTGGAGGAGGCCTCACGCCTCTATTTTTCAAAAAGGGTGAGTCAACTGACCCTCGGTGAGTCAGCCCTGCTCGCCGGCATGGTCCGGTCTCCTGGTTCCTATTCTCCTTTCCACAATCTCTCCCAGGCATACGACCGGCGAAACTTTGTCTTGAAGGAGATGCTGGATAAGGAATTGATTTCGGAATCAGAGCATCGGACCGCGCGAAAGGAAAAGATCATTGTCTCTCCACAGATCAAAACCCCTTTGGGGGCCCCCTTCTTTATTGATTTCCTGAAGACACAACTCAAAGAAAACTACGGTGAACAGCTGACCAGTGAGGGGTTGAGGATCTTTGCCACGCTGGACGCCGAGGCCCAGGAGGTAGCGGAAAAGGTTATTCAAAAAAGACTTGCCGAATATGAGAGAGACCGCCCCAAGGTCCGTGAGTGGAAGGAACAAGGGAAAGCGCTCGAGGGGTGCCTGATCGCGATGGACCCGCATACAGGCTATATCCGGAGTTATGTTGGGGGCCGAGATTATTCTGTGAGTCAATTTGACCGGGTTTCGATGGCTGAGCGCCAGCCAGGCTCTGCCTTCAAACCTTTTGTCTACCTGGCCGCGCTCTCCGAGGAAAAGTGGACCGCCGCCTCTCAGATCGAAGACAAGTCTTTTACGATCGAGTCCGGTGGCGAACCCTGGAGTCCCAAAAACTATGATGAAGAAGAGCATGGTACGGTCACCTTGAGAGAGGCTTTGGAGAAGAGCTTCAATATCGCCACGTCCCGTCTAGCGATTGAGGTGGGGCCTGAAAAAATTGTCACCATAGCCAAAAAAGCGGGGATTGAGAGTCCGATCGAGCCTTATCCTTCCATCGCCCTTGGGGTGTTTGCCTTGACCCCTCTGGAGCTGGCGCGCGCCTATACGATCTTCCCGAATAACGGGATCCTCTCGGAGCCGATTGGGATCACGAGTGTGGTGACTCGCGAGGGGGCGCTTCTGGAAAAAAAGAGTTTTAAAATGCATCGGGTCATTTCCCACGAGCTGGCCTATCTGATGAATAATTTAATGAAGGGGGTGATCGATCATGGCACCGGTCATGCCGCAAGACTTCTCGGATTGACCCGGCTTGCTGCCGGGAAAACAGGGACAACGACCGACTTTCGAGACAGCTGGTTTGTCGGGTACTCCCCACAACTTTTGACGCTCACCTGGGTTGGGTTTGATGAAGAGGCGGAGACCGGTCTCTCAGGCGCTTCAGGAGCATTGCCGATCTGGACCGATTATATGAAGGAAGTGGATCGGTCGAATGAGACCGATTTTCTGGCGACAGATGAAATCATTTTCGTTAAGATTGACCAGGTAACGGGCAAGCTCGCCTCGAGAAAGTGTGGCGAAAACTACGAAGAAGTTTTTATTCGGGGGACGGAACCTAAGGAGAAATGCCGATGA
- a CDS encoding archease: MRRYRLLDHTADIRLRIFGHNLRELFQNSVYALTDTLTDAKKVRTKVSRSLKIKGEGNDLLLHALLKEVLFLFDTKRFLTRRLVIKKLSDKILLVTLRGERLKDHAIKTEIKAVTYHRLKVEKRRGRWIGEVVLDV; the protein is encoded by the coding sequence ATGCGTCGTTACCGATTACTCGACCACACCGCTGATATCCGACTCCGAATTTTTGGTCACAACTTACGTGAACTCTTTCAAAATTCTGTCTATGCGCTGACCGATACACTGACCGATGCAAAAAAGGTCCGGACAAAAGTCAGTCGATCCTTAAAGATAAAAGGAGAGGGTAACGACCTCTTGCTTCACGCCTTATTGAAAGAGGTCCTTTTTCTTTTCGACACGAAGCGTTTTTTAACCCGTCGTCTTGTGATAAAAAAACTAAGTGATAAAATTCTCTTGGTAACGTTGAGGGGAGAGAGATTGAAAGATCATGCAATCAAGACGGAGATCAAGGCGGTGACGTATCACAGGCTGAAGGTGGAGAAGAGACGAGGGAGGTGGATAGGAGAGGTGGTTTTGGATGTATAA
- a CDS encoding RtcB family protein: MYKLDNFTWRVPREGKMRVDGIIFANDKLMESIRGDQSIEQVKNVATLPGIVGASYAMPDIHWGYGFPIGGVAAFDPGEGVVSPGGVGYDINCGVRLLRTNIEKNEILPKMKQLVEILYRNIPSGVGAGRKDIKLNTTEVREVLKKGARWGVEKGYGWKEDLERIESSGTIPGADPSAVSERAIERGRNQVGTLGSGNHFIEVEFVEEIFNPKIAEAFGLFKDQICVHIHSGSRGLGYQVCDDSLEVMLKAASKYGIELVDRQLCCAPLKSPEARAYLAAMSAAANFAFCNRQLMAHFVRQSFESFLNRSAEDLGMHLVYDIAHNIAKFEEHTVEGQKRRLCVHRKGATRAFPPGHPDVPPLYRDCGQPVLIPGDMGRYSFVCAGTQEAFQKTFGSSCHGAGRMMSRVKAKKAARGRKIYEELAAQGIIVRSATLDGVLEEIPEAYKDVADVVDVVQGAGLATKVARLRPIGVIKG, translated from the coding sequence ATGTATAAGCTCGACAATTTCACCTGGCGTGTCCCGCGTGAAGGGAAGATGCGGGTCGATGGGATTATTTTTGCCAATGATAAACTGATGGAGTCGATCCGCGGTGATCAGTCGATCGAGCAGGTAAAGAATGTCGCGACATTGCCAGGCATCGTCGGCGCCTCATACGCCATGCCGGATATCCATTGGGGGTACGGTTTCCCGATCGGCGGCGTCGCCGCGTTCGATCCGGGCGAAGGGGTCGTGAGTCCCGGTGGTGTCGGCTATGATATCAATTGCGGCGTCCGCCTCCTGCGCACGAATATCGAAAAAAATGAGATCCTTCCGAAAATGAAACAGCTCGTGGAGATTCTATACCGCAATATCCCTTCCGGTGTCGGGGCGGGCCGGAAGGATATCAAGTTAAACACCACCGAGGTCAGAGAGGTCCTGAAAAAGGGGGCGCGATGGGGTGTCGAAAAAGGTTATGGTTGGAAGGAGGACCTTGAACGGATCGAATCTTCCGGGACGATCCCGGGTGCCGACCCCTCCGCCGTTTCGGAGCGGGCAATCGAACGTGGGAGAAATCAGGTAGGGACCCTCGGTTCCGGAAATCATTTCATCGAGGTCGAATTTGTCGAAGAGATTTTCAACCCAAAGATCGCGGAGGCGTTTGGCCTCTTCAAGGATCAAATCTGTGTCCATATCCACTCGGGATCCCGAGGACTCGGGTATCAGGTCTGCGATGACTCTCTCGAGGTGATGTTGAAGGCAGCCTCAAAATACGGGATTGAGCTGGTGGACCGACAGCTCTGCTGTGCCCCGCTGAAATCTCCAGAGGCGAGGGCCTATCTCGCAGCGATGTCGGCCGCCGCCAACTTCGCCTTCTGTAATCGACAGCTGATGGCGCATTTTGTTCGACAGTCTTTCGAAAGTTTCCTCAATCGATCGGCAGAGGATCTTGGAATGCATCTCGTTTATGATATTGCCCACAATATTGCGAAGTTCGAGGAACATACGGTGGAGGGACAAAAGCGCCGCCTCTGTGTCCATCGAAAAGGGGCGACACGTGCCTTCCCACCGGGACATCCGGATGTCCCTCCCCTCTACCGTGATTGCGGTCAACCGGTCCTGATCCCAGGGGATATGGGACGCTACTCCTTCGTCTGCGCCGGCACCCAAGAGGCATTCCAAAAAACATTCGGCAGCTCCTGTCACGGGGCTGGCAGGATGATGAGCCGGGTCAAGGCCAAAAAGGCGGCTCGTGGGCGCAAGATTTATGAGGAACTTGCCGCTCAAGGAATCATCGTCCGCTCCGCGACACTCGATGGGGTCCTCGAAGAGATCCCGGAGGCGTACAAAGATGTCGCTGATGTCGTCGATGTCGTCCAAGGCGCTGGACTCGCTACCAAGGTCGCCCGCCTGCGACCGATCGGGGTTATTAAAGGATAG